GGAACCGGTTCTAACAAAAGAGAGTACATACTGAGTCAGTTAACTCCACCGGATATTTTTTAGAGGGAACAATGAAACGCATTTTAACATTCGCATTCGCTTTAACCCTTGTCACTGGAATGGTTTTCCTTTCCAGTTGCAGCAAGAAAGTCACCCGGATCGAAACCACCGAGACGAAAGATTTATCGGGACGCTGGAACGATACCGACAGCCGGAATGTGAGCGAAGAAGTCATCAAAGACGTCACCAATCATCCATGGCTGCCGCAATTCGTCACCCGTAAATCGAAGAATCCAACGATAATCGTGGGAACGATTCGTAATATCTCGACCGAACACATCGCAACCGGAACCTTTGTGAAGGACATCGAGCGGGCATTCATCAATAGCGGTCGGGTCACCGTTGTCGCCTCCGCGCTGGAACGCGGCGAAATGCGCGACGAACGCAATGAAATGCAGGAAAACGCCGATCCCGAAACCATCAAGAAGTTTGGTCGTGAAAAGGGCGCCGACTATATCCTCTCCGGCGAAATCAATGCGATTGAAGACCGCGAAGGGAAGAATTCGGTGATGTTCTATCAAGTCGATTTACAGCTCACCGACCTCGAAACCAATGCCAAAGTTTGGATTGGCGGCACCAAGATTAAGAAATTCATCGAGCGCAACAAGTTTAAGATTTAAAAATGCTGTAAGCCGG
This genomic stretch from bacterium harbors:
- a CDS encoding penicillin-binding protein activator LpoB, with translation MKRILTFAFALTLVTGMVFLSSCSKKVTRIETTETKDLSGRWNDTDSRNVSEEVIKDVTNHPWLPQFVTRKSKNPTIIVGTIRNISTEHIATGTFVKDIERAFINSGRVTVVASALERGEMRDERNEMQENADPETIKKFGREKGADYILSGEINAIEDREGKNSVMFYQVDLQLTDLETNAKVWIGGTKIKKFIERNKFKI